The following is a genomic window from bacterium.
GGCTGGGGAAAGTCGTCGGGGTGATCGGTCGGATCGGGGCACTGCGGGCCCGCGGCGGGGTCGGCCCAGCCGTGGCGGCAGCCCGGATGCGTGTCGGCCGCGACCGGCCCGCCCTCGATGGCCAGGGCGTGGCCGTGGACCAGCACGTCGGCGATCTTGCGCCGCGCCGACGCGATGATGCGGCCGAAGGTCGGCCGGGAGACGCCCATCTGCTCGGCGGCCTGGGCCTGGTAGAGACCCTCCCGGTCGGCCAGGCGGACGGCCTCGAACTCGTCGAGGGTCATGGTCACCGTCTCCAGGGCATGCGACGGCACGCCGGCCGGCTTGAAGACGGCGACGTGGGGCTGGGCCTGGATGCGGCGGCAATGATGGGGTCTCGGCATCGGAATCACCTCACCCCCAATATGAGCATATGTTCATAATTGGTCAAGGCCGAATTCCGCTGCGGCGCCGCCTACCCCTGATCGGCCCGCGCCGCCGCCAGGTCCTGCCGGAACCGGAACGCCGACCACCAGGCCAACCCCACGCCGCCGAGCATGGTGACGGGCGGCAGGAAGTCGGACGCGAAGCGCAGCACCAGCCCCAGCAGCGAGCCCACGATGAGCCCGGCGATCCCCAGCAGCAGCGGCCACACGAAGATGTACTGCAGCGTCGTGCCGCGCACCTCGTTGGCCGGCATCAGGTGCCGGGAGCCGTCGTCCGCGTAGCGGACGCCGATGATGTAGTCCTTGTGGAAGAGATGGCGGTAGATGTAGAGGGTGGCCTCGCGGCCGGCCTCGATGTGCGGGAAGAGGCCTTCGGTGCAGGCGGGGCGCTTGAGGGTCACGCCGCCGATGGTCACGCCGTCGATTTCGCCCCGGATGCGCGCCTTGGCCGTCTGCCGCCCCGACTGCCGGTCCTCCTCGACCAGCATGCCCCCCCGCCAGTTGCCGATGTGCGATAGGAGTCCCCGATATGTCCGCATGCCCGTCTCCTTGTCGAGATCGCGAGCCCACGCACCCGGCGCGGGCCGCCACGTCACGACGCGGGACGCAGCCGGGCAGGACCCCAATCAAGACAGGATTCATCCCGTACGCAACGGGCGCCCGCGGCCCCGTCAGGGCCAGGGCAGCTCGCGGGTGAGGTTCACGAACCGCTCGCCGTCGCGGCGGTACAGGCCCGGATAGCCCCCGGCCCAGATGCGGCCGCTCCGGTCCTGGGCCACGCACTGCACCGCCCCGCTGAGCAGACCATTGTCCGGGCCGAAGTTGGTGAACGCCGTGCCGTCGAAGCGGTACACGCCGTGCCCCTCGGTCGGGAACCAGATGTTCCCCGCGTCGTCCTCGAAGAGCGACCACGCTTCGACGCCTTCCACCCCGTCCGCGGGGCCGAAGTGCGTGAACTTCCCGTCCTGCAGCCGGCACACGCCGTGGTGGTGGGTGGCGAACCAGGTGCTGCCGTCGCGGGCGAAGAGCACGTCGTTCACCGCGTCGCCGCACAGGCCGTCCGCGGTGGAGATGTTGGTCAGCTCGTCGCCGTCGCGGATGAACACGCCGCCGTTGGTGGCGAACCACAGGCGTCCCCGGTCATCCTCGCGGATGGCGTGCACGATGCGCGCGCTCGTCACGCCGCGCGACCAGTCGGGCGCGGTCTCGGGCAGTTCGAAGGGGGTGAAGGTCTCGCCGTCGAAGCGGCTGGCGCCTTCGAGGGTGCCCACCCAGATGGCGCCCTCGCGGTCGATGGTGAGCGCCCAGACGTCGTTGAAGCCCGGGAAGACCGGACCGTCCTTGATCAGCACGTGGGTGAAGCCCGCGCCGTCGTACCTCATGAGGCCCCGCTCGGTGCCGAACCACAGCGTGCCGTCGGCCTCCTCGACGATGCCGCGCACCGCAAAGCCGGCGAAGCCCTCACGGGCGTCGAAATACGCGAGCGATGCGCCGTCGTAGCGGATGACGCCGTCGCCGTTGGTGCCGAACCAGAGGCGGCCGCGCTGGTCCTGGTGGATGCGGCGGACGAACGGAGTGATCTGGCGCTCGACGAGGGCGTCCGGGGCCGGCTGGGCTGAAGCGGCGATGACCGGCAGGAGCGCCGGGACGAGCACGAGGGCCAGGGCGGCCCGGGAGCGGGATGCGGGCAAACGATTTCCTCCGGTCGGGATGAGCGGGCGGCGTGGCGCCGTCTACCCCCGGGCCCCGTTCCGGTTCCCGGCCGCGCCACCGGCGGCAACCCGCCGTCATCATTATCGTAAGGGGAGCGACCGACCCGCCACCACCACCCGAGCAGGGGGACGCCCGCCCATGGCTCCACGCAGCCGACAGATCCTGACGCAGATGACGCTCATCCTGGTCGTGGCGGCGGTCGTCGCCGCCGTCGTCCTGGCCGTGAAGCTCGACGCCGTGCTGGCCGTGGTGCAGGGCGACTGGCGCCCGCTGGTGCTGAACGGCGTGATCCTGGTGCTCT
Proteins encoded in this region:
- a CDS encoding DUF134 domain-containing protein, producing the protein MPRPHHCRRIQAQPHVAVFKPAGVPSHALETVTMTLDEFEAVRLADREGLYQAQAAEQMGVSRPTFGRIIASARRKIADVLVHGHALAIEGGPVAADTHPGCRHGWADPAAGPQCPDPTDHPDDFPQP